The Zingiber officinale cultivar Zhangliang chromosome 10A, Zo_v1.1, whole genome shotgun sequence genome contains a region encoding:
- the LOC122027045 gene encoding abscisic acid receptor PYL4-like: protein MTCISPSPGPSIQIPWGAGGDGGGGVAAAIERCTAHALPEPVAKHHEHAAGPEQCCSAVVQEVAAPAAVVWSVLRRFDEPQAYKHFVKSCRVVVGNGGVGTLRELCLVSGLPAATSTERLEILDDEHHVLSFRVIGGEHRLTNYRSVTTLHPSEPPTGAGQQGTVVVETYVVDVPPGNTKEDTRVFLDTIVKCNLHSLARIAETHCRRGDATATAT, encoded by the coding sequence ATGACTTGCATTTCTCCCTCCCCCGGTCCCTCGATTCAGATCCCGTGGGGCGCAGGCGGTGACGGCGGCGGAGGCGTGGCGGCGGCCATCGAGCGGTGCACGGCGCACGCGCTGCCGGAGCCGGTGGCCAAGCACCACGAGCACGCGGCGGGGCCGGAGCAGTGCTGCTCGGCGGTGGTGCAGGAGGTGGCGGCGCCGGCGGCGGTGGTCTGGTCGGTGCTGCGCCGCTTCGACGAGCCGCAGGCGTACAAGCACTTCGTGAAGAGCTGCCGCGTGGTGGTCGGCAACGGCGGCGTGGGCACGCTCCGCGAGCTGTGCCTCGTCTCGGGGCTCCCGGCGGCCACCAGCACAGAGCGGCTCGAGATCCTCGACGACGAGCACCACGTCCTCAGCTTCCGGGTGATCGGCGGCGAGCACCGCCTCACCAACTACCGGTCCGTCACCACCCTCCACCCATCAGAACCACCGACCGGCGCAGGGCAACAAGGCACGGTGGTCGTGGAGACTTACGTGGTCGACGTGCCGCCAGGGAACACCAAGGAGGACACCCGCGTCTTCCTCGACACGATCGTCAAGTGCAACCTCCACTCCCTGGCGCGCATCGCCGAAACCCACTGCCGCCGCGGCGACGCCACCGCCACTGCCACTTAA